The sequence cctggagcggagtgcgaaggagcttgtccattcatCCCGGAGGGGtttccaaaatgggatgatgctggcgccaaggcctggccctgactatatccgggagtggcagagaactgtatgccgcttGTCTGTGGAGccgcggtcggggcagtacctgAGGGCGGTACTCCGGgtatgtaccctgctatcccggtgggatagtatcctccataagccactatttgggcttcttcgaggttgatatatttttggactctcttctggaagtcctgaaggctagcagctccctcttgctgtagttcattccagaagggagtccccgtacggatgcctgcttggagaagcgcaagctgttgtccgtcgtcaactttcttagttttcgaggcttcctctcggaacctctttatgtagttctctaaggtctcggtgggcagttgcttgatgttagtcaaggcactaacctccaggttgacctttcttgcggcgacaaactgtctccggaaattggtctgtagcttgttccaacagcccacggatcctggttccagcttcttgaaccattcctccgcggacccacttagagtaagtgggaagcacagacatttggcgtcattgctgactctcatgaccgtcatgacacggttgaaccgtgacaagtggtcgctCGGATCAGAGTTCCCAGTATAAGCTGCCAtctcgggcatcttaaagttcttagggagctccgcctccaggatgtgcttagaacatggctcccggtcctcgcaATCTGAGTCGGAGTTGTCCCCTTTCTGccttcgggagactcgggcaatgtcttttcgaagtatggcgagttctgccataattccttcatttaacgtacctgtggagaccgcgggtccgtatcttttttggtcaaggtgatcccggaggtcaccttggttcccattgatttgatttctcagatcaacggtaggacatctctgtcctcttcttcctctacccccgggctcttggtgcacggaaacgctttttcggtcctctcgatcctgagggccaaaactccctttttggggtttgcccctctgcggacctttcccttaagggaaatctgagcggacttTTCCCGGATCCtgtgcctttttctttcgccctggggtagaggtagggttttttgtttggtttcctTCACcagggtaccttatagggctaggctccctagacttctgctgttgggaactaggcgaggatgcctctggttccttgccaagtccagcagtcatttccttgggatgcacgtgaatgccagccgcctccatggctttttgcatggccagcatcacttcttgcattttttggttttgtgctttttgagcttcgatctcggcttcgtgatcgatagctttttgtctgagaagcaccaactctgagtagctaccttcgtcataggcatactcatcgaggtttccctcgtagtcatcatctggaattccttcttcttcctcagaaccctcagctgctcttgaggctacatcttcctcatttgggtcttgagcatcttctagtgggcgaggctgacgagtacttctagtctccaccatttttgtgaagtcaagtgttcgtttacagtagctttcttcagctctcaatgaaagcaccaaaatgttgaccgaggttttcggcaactaataaaatattataagtttatagagctgtaagaaaattagagaatgatttttacgtggttggggcgttaatgagcgttagtccacgagtcttttttatttatggatgtatttaatacagagaatgtatttggtgagtattttactcttataaatacagagaatgttcttggtgagtatttactcttcttgctcttatgcagcccaagattctcgatcccctttaatgagctttgagggggtatttatagtgtttttggtgggatgatccccagaattaatattacaagtgtatctgtaagtatccataaagttgggcattcccaatgaatataccatgagtaatgcatggtcaaatccctaggtgttgtagggcttttatgtggaatgtccttattgtcttttgactgatgtgactcttcacagtgtagccgtcgctagacttaaatgatcattactttgtagctgctggttggaggttgtgccgtcagactttattgcgtgtagcagtcccaacacgcttcctcccatgcggcattaaatgcgacttgattgctcaggagaaacctgacacctcgcggagatgccttagcgttactCGAGCTTCCGAGAGCATATGGGGTCCCATATGCTTTCTCCGGGAGCTACGTCCTGGACGCTGCCTTacggcataaagacttagcaaatatttttggattgtaaattgcttgatccacgtgtccttgtctggttggtccacgtacattgggcaaaatcaggggcaacaggtATGTATACTATATTTATGATAAGTTGAGAAACCagttattacatatataaagaaaatacatattaataCATAAAAACAAGTTACTAAcatgtgcttataattttttttactttttttatactTGTTACAATTTCATATATAAACAGGTTGAAGCAATAACTACTATACTATACCAAGTAAAAGTGGTAGACAAAGGGGATTTTACTATAAACTTACTTGACAAGACATGTACATGTAGAAGGTTCCAACAAGATCAGATACCATGTGCACATGCAATAGCAGTTTTTGCTAAAAGAGGACTAAAAACTTATGACTATGTGGCTGACTACTACAAAACATCAACTATGAGAGCAACATATGATACAACCGTACATCCTCTACCTAATGAAAGTGAATGGAGACTACCTGAGAGCTTGGAAAAGATTGTGATGCcaccaaaaacaaaaaagaccTGAGGGAgacctagaaaaaaaaaaagaatcaaaTCTAGAGGAGAACCAAAAGTTGTAATGAAATGCTCAAGATGTGGACAGCTTGGACACAACCGACGAACATGCAACAATCCACAGATTTACAAACAAACCAATCGGAAGAAACAGAAGATGGACACAAAGCAACAATAAGTAATAGAACAAGCACttggaaaaaaaaagtagcTTTCAAAAACTACAATTACAAAAGCTACAAACTGGTTACTTTGCTATTATgacatttgataaaattgctttgaaaatagattttttattattattattttatttgcttTTTTTAGAGAGGAAAATAGATGTTTTGATATTAAGGCagctaaaaaattaaagaaactaGTTATGCATcaacaataaaaattacaaaaaatagatACCTTGAAATTTGAATAATATGTACCTACTAGTACCCGCAAAAACACACCATATCCTACaaaacaacattaaaccaaacaaaaaaatataaccaaattaataaacaaaaaaaaaaacacccacAATACATAACCAGTGAAAAAATTACTTTCACAAATTTCTAATAAAGTAATAAACAACattataaaaccagttttacctgaaaaaataaattagctacaaaaatagatttttaaaaattgaaaaaattaacgCAAAACTACTTATAAAAACCAGTTTTTGGATATAACATCAATTTCCATTAATAACCATAACATAGTGTGTTTAACATAACACATCCAAGATAACAAAAGAGAAACAAAAACATTTAAACCGTTAAGTATCATTGTCATTACTAAAACCAGTTatctaaatgaaataaaaaaaattaacaaaaagacTGCTCCAGAACATCAACATTCTCAAACTTCTTTTCTTTTGCCTTTAGCATTTTTCTTCTCCTTTAGTTTCTTTGACTTTTCCTTTCTGACTTGAACATCATCTTCAGTCTGATACCCACCAATTTGTTTCCTCTAAGCATGAGTAAATAAACTAACAGCCAAATCATCTCTGTAAGTTGCAATCCTATCAGCCATATTTCGTGGTATCTCATTTATCTTCTCATTGATGAACAAATCAGCAAACTTGATCACAAAAACTCCACAATAACTGTATTTAATAAAAGTTttaacaaacaaaaatataaaaatatcaaacataaaatatatattataaaactggttataataagaaaattaaaggaATATTAATAACCAGTATTAATAAAACCAGTTTCTATTATAGAGTTAGAAAATTTACCTCTTCTTTTGAGTAGGCAGCCCCTTAATGAAGGTATAATTAAGAGGCTCCCTAATTCCCACAGAATATGACTAGCTTCCATGCTAAGATCTGACCTCGATGCATAAAAGTTGAGGAATTCCAAGAAATAAGGCAACATCACAGAATATGCCATACCAT is a genomic window of Cannabis sativa cultivar Pink pepper isolate KNU-18-1 chromosome 9, ASM2916894v1, whole genome shotgun sequence containing:
- the LOC133031509 gene encoding uncharacterized protein LOC133031509, whose protein sequence is MDEVRKILQDLTAERQLYQEAAERREAIAKANEEEAKRREAQAEVEAITTILYQVKVVDKGDFTINLLDKTCTCRRFQQDQIPCAHAIAVFAKRGLKTYDYVADYYKTSTMRATYDTTVHPLPNESEWRLPESLEKIVMPPKTKKT